From the Lathyrus oleraceus cultivar Zhongwan6 chromosome 4, CAAS_Psat_ZW6_1.0, whole genome shotgun sequence genome, one window contains:
- the LOC127136769 gene encoding uncharacterized protein LOC127136769 — translation MDFGRRRTQKYTLKSPKLECLRELGSLVVNLEDFKGRYGRLLPLLKTNMMEGILATLVQFYDPLYRCFTFPDYQLVPTLEEFSHLIGLPIHDQVPFSGLEEIPKHKDIAEATHLKMSEIKANITTKGGILGLPAKFLIEEARYFASMNSKDAFEAILVLLIYGLFLFPNVDNFVDINAIKIFLIGNLVPTLLAYVYHLIHHRNFHKGGMIICCATLLYKWFISHLPRSTAFWDLKDGLLWSQKIMSLTHSDIDWFDCAYEGVTIIDSCGDFPNVPILGAKGGINYNPILARRQFRYPMKDKPNTIVLESFFFKEGEDNEAFREKIMHA, via the coding sequence ATGGATTTTGGAAGAAGAAGAACTCAAAAGTACACTTTAAAAAGTCCAAAATTGGAATGTCTAAGAGAGCTAGGATCTTTGGTGGTTAATCTTGAAGACTTCAAAGGTAGATATGGGAGACTTCTACCTCTTTTGAAGACCAACATGATGGAGGGGATTCTTGCTACATTGGTCCAATTCTATGATCCGTTGTACCGGTGCTTTACCtttccagattatcagcttgtgcctaccttggaggagttTTCTCACTTGATTGGCCTACCCATCCATGATCAAGTTCCCTTTTCCGGTTTAGAAGAAATTCCAAAGCATAAAGACATTGCAGAAGCTACTCATTTAAAGATGTCTGAGATCAAAGCTAATATAACTACAAAAGGAGGAATTCTTGGCTTGCCTGCTAAATTCTTGATAGAGGAAGCTCGTTATTTTGCTAGCATGAATAGTAAGGATGCTTTTGAGGCTATTCTTGTcttgcttatctatggattgtTCCTCTTCCCTAATGTTGACAACTTTGTTGACATTAATGCTATCAAAATATTCTTAATTGGAAATCTAGTTCCTACCTTGCTTGCATATGTTTACCATTTAATCCATCACAGGAATTTTCATAAGGGAGGAATGATCATATGTTGTGCAACTCTTCtctacaagtggtttatttcgcacttgcctcgATCTACTGCCTTTTGGGACCTTAAGGACGGTTTGCTATGGTCACAAAAGATTATGTCTCTCACTCATTCTGACATTGATTGGTTTGATTGTGCTTATGAGGGGGTGACaattattgatagttgtggtgatTTTCCTAATGTACCTATTCTTGGTGCAAAGGGGGGCATTAACTACAACCCgattttggctcgccgtcagtTTAGATACCCAATGAAGGACAAGCCCAACACCATCGTCTTAGAGAGTTTCTTCTTCAAGGAAGGAGAGGACAACGAAGCATTCAGAGAAAAGATTATGCATGCCTAG